One Pseudomonas syringae CC1557 genomic window, TATCTGCCGACTCGTGAACTGTTGACGATATATCCTGGTTTTGTCTCTGTTTATGAAGGGCATTATCTTGAATTTGAGGAGACGTGGCGTGATACATGCCTGCATCTCGGTTCGCCCACCCTAAAAGGGCCTCGGGAAAAATGGGCAGCTCAGATATTGCAGCCAATTGAGCAAGCCTTGGGTGGCAAAGTGGTTCTGGACAACAGCGGTCGCTTTTACCTGAATATGCCAGGCAAGGGCTCCATGGAGATGCCTCTGGTCGCTGAAGGGCTGAGGAAGCTGGCAATGCTTGCCCGTCTGATTGCCACAGGCTCTGTTCTCGACAAGGGGTATCTTTTCTGGGACGAGCCGGAAGCGAATCTCAATCCTCGTCTGATCCGCCTGGTTGCCAACGTCATACATGAACTGGCAAGTCAGGGCGTGCAGATATTCATTGCGACCCATAGCTTCTTTTTACTCAAAGAGCTCGATCTGCTCTCGAGACAAAAACCTTTTCCACTCCAGTACTGGGGGCTTAAAAGAGAGGAGGGTGTCGAGGGCGTCTCGGTCGAGCAAGTGGATGCTTTAGACGGTCTTTCAAAATTGGTCATGCTGGATGAGGAACTTGCTCAGTACGATCGTGAGTTGCACATTGCCAATGGTTGATGTTGTTGAGGGAAAACTGACTTTCTCATTTGGTGATGACTGGAAGGTCATCAAGTTCGATGAGACTGTCTGGTATAGCGAGCGCATGAAGCGAAGTCTTAAAGGTATGGATATTCTGGCCACCCGGGAAAATCGCCATTGGTGGATAGAAATCAAGGACTGCCTTGGTTATGAGCCAGACAACCTGCCGAGAATGTCAGGTGCGATTCCCGCCTCTGTCACCCTGACCAAAGGGTGGCTTGATACGCAGTCGTTTGCCAGAGAAGTAAACGTGCAGCGTCGGAAGCTGTTTATTATTGACGAGGTGATGCAGAAGTTTCGAGATACTTTGGTTTCTGTTGTGGTGGCACACAGGGAAAATGATGGCGAGTTATCTGCTTTTACGCCACCGGCCAAAGAGGGTCATAGTTTGGTGATAGTGCTGCTTTTAGCGTGGTCGTCGAGAGACTATGGTCGTTTGGCGGCTCGTCTGAAGCTCAAGCTGGATATGGCTTTAAAGCCATACGGATTGATAGGCTTTGTAGTGAGTGAGGTCAGCAGGGTCCCAGGGCTCGAATTAACGGTAAATAGAAGCGTTTGACAGGCTGTCTGGTCTCCGGCGCAGCCAATGTTCACGGACGTATCATTAGACGTCCGTGAACGTTTATTACCCCCGCTGCCACAACGCGTAGTAAACCTGCCCCGCCTTCTTCTCGCGATGCAGGCGCCAGCTGCCGGGCAGGCCGAGGGTCGACGGTGGTGTCTCGCTCTCGGTATAGACCCAGGCGTTGTCGGCCAGCCAGCCACGGGTTTCCAGCAGGTTGCAGGCGGATGCCAGCAAGCCCTGATGGAAGGGCGGGTCGAGGAAGACCAGGTCGAAAGGCGTTGCCACGGATGTTTCCAGGTGGCGCAGGGCGTCGGTCTGGGAAACCTGGCCACTGGTGCAGTTCAGGGCGTTGAGGTTCTGGCGCAGGCTGGCGATGGCAGCGGCGTTGCTGTCCAGCGCCAGGCCCATGCTGGCACCCCGCGACAGGGCCTCGAAAAACAGCGCGCCGCTGCCGGTGAAGACGTCCAGTACCCTGGCGCCGGCAATGTAAGGCGCGAGCCAGTTGAACAGGGTTTCGCGCACGCGATCCGGCGTCGGGCGCAGGCCGGGGGCGTCCGGGAACGTCAGGCGGCGGCTGCCCCATTCTCCCCCGATGATGCGAAGCTGACCCAGGCCGTTATGGCCCTTCGGACGTGGATTGGCCATCAGTGTTCCGGGACCCCTACAGGTTGGCGGGTGGGTGTGTCGGTCGGTGCAGGCAATGGCTTCTGCTCGACAGTCGGGCCGACCGTGACGATGACCATCTTGTCGGCACTCAAATGCTTGCTCATCGCCGCCTTGACCTGTTCGACCGTCACGCTCTGGGCGGCGGCCATGTAGTCTTCCAGGTACGTCAGCGGCAGGTCGTAGAAGCCGATGGCACCCAACTGGCCGACGATTGCCGAGTTACTGGCGGCGGTGAGCGGGAAGCTGCCAGTCAGTTCGCGCTTCACGTCATCGAGCTCTTTCTGAGTCGGACCGTTGGCAAGAAAGTCGCGGACGATGTCCTGCACCAGTTTGAGCGTGTTTTCACTCATCTCGGCACGGGTTTGCAGGCCGATCATGAATGGGCCTGCCACCTGCATGGCGGTAAAGCCGGACGATACGCCATAGGTCAGGCCGCGTTTTTCACGCACCTCGGTCATCAGTCGGCTGCCAAAACCGCCACCGCCGAGTACCGAGTTACCAACGGTCAGTGCAGCGTAATCCGGGTCGTTACGGTCGATGCCCAGTTGCGCAAGCATCAGGTGGGTCTGATTAGAAGCAAACTCGATGTGCGTCGGACCGGCCTTGGGTTCGACCGGAACGGGGACCTTGGCCAGCGCCGGGCCTTTTGGCAGCGAGGCGGAAACCTGGGCTGCAATGGCTTGCGCCTCGTCACGGGACAGGTCGCCGACCAGGGCGATCACCGCATTGCCAGCTGCATAACCCTTGGCGTGGAAGGCCTTGAGCTGAGCAAGCGTAATGGCATTGATGCTCTTGACATCACCTTCGCTCGGGTGAGCATAGGGATGATCACCGTACAGGCGCTTGAACAGCTCATTGGTGCCGATAGCGGCCGGGCTCTGCTTCTGGCTTTCGAGGCTGTCGATCAACTGGTTCTTGATGCGCGTCAGCGAGTCGGCAGGGAAGGTGGGCTTGCCCACCACCTCGCCGAACAGCTTCAAGGCCGGATCACGCTTGTCGACCGCGCTAAGGCTGCGCAGCGAGGCAACGGCCATGTCGCGGTAGGAACCGTTGCCGAAGTCCGCGCCCAGGCCTTCGAAACCCTGAGCAATGGCGCTGACATCCTTGCCTTTCACGCCTTCATTGAGCATGGCGTTGGTGAGCAGGGCGATACCCGGTGATTTCTGGTCCTGGCTGCTGCCAGCGGCAAAGATCAGGCGCATGTCGAACATCGGCAGCTCGCGCGACTCGACGAACAGGACCTTGGCGCCTTCGGCGGTCTTCCAGGTCTGGATGTTCAGCGCGCGGCGGGCCGGTGCCTTGCCGTCCAGTTCCTTGAGGGTTTGCAGGTTACTGCCCAGTGCCGGTGTGGTTTGAGCGGCCTGGGTTGGCTCGGTAACAGCGGCGTTATCGGCCAGCACCGGCTGGGCGACAAAGGCACCGAGTGAACCGGCCAGGATCAGGCCGAGCAGCGCATGACGTGAAGCGTTGCGCTTGATCATTTGGCTTTCTCCTCAGGCAAAACGTGCGCAACGCTGAGGCGCTCACGGGTGAAATAGGTATTGGCAGCTTTCTGAATGTCCTGCGGCGTCACGCTTTGCAGCGCCTCAAGTTCGTTGTCCATCAGCTTCCAGGACAGGCCGACGGTTTCCAGCTCGCCGATCATGGTCGCCTGGCTGGTGATCGAATCACGCTCGTACACCACTCCGGCGATGACTTGAGCCCTTACACGCTCTAGCTCTTCTGCGGACGGTGCCTTGGTTTTCAGGTCATTAAGCAGGCGCCAGATTCCGGCTTCGACATCGGCCAGTGTCTTCTTCTTTTGTGTGTTCGGCGTGGCGCTGATCATGAACAGGCTGTCACCGCGGGCAAAGGCGTCGTAGCGCGAGGAGGCGCCAGAGACCAGCTCTTCGCCACGTTCCAGTCGTGCCGGAATGCGCGCGCTGTAGCCACCGTCGAGCAGGGCAGCGATCAGGCGCAGGGCGTTGGCCGAACGTGGATCTTCAGCAGTGGCGACGCTTGGCACGTTGAAGCCGTAAATCAGGCTCGGTAACTGGGTTTTGACGTGCAGGGTAATCTTGCGCTCGCCGGGTTCGGCCAGCTCAAGCGGTTTTTTCGAAGGCGGCACGTCGCGACGCGGGATCGGCCCGAAGAAGCGCTCTGCCAGCGCCTTGACCTCATCCGGCTGCACGTCACCGACCACCACCAGTGTGGCGTTGTTCGGGGTGTACCAGGATTCGTACCAGTGGCGCAGTTCTTCGACTTTCATGCGTTCCAGGTCTGCCATCCAGCCAATGGTTGGCGTGTGATAGCCGCTGGCCGGGTAGGCCATCGCCTTGAAGCGTTCGAACGCCTTGCCCATCGGCTTGTCATCGGTGCGCAGGCGGCGTTCTTCCTTGATGACTTCGATCTCGCGACTGAATTCGTCAGGCGGCAGTTTCAGCGTCGCCATGCGATCGGCTTCCAGCTCCAGCGCCACGCTCAGGCGGTCACGGGCCAGCACCTGATAGTAGGCGGTGTAGTCATCGCTGGTGAAGGCGTTTTCTTCGGCGCCCAGATCGCGCAGAATCAGCGAGGATTCTCCCGGCCCGGTCTTGCTGCTGCCTTTGAACATCATGTGTTCAAGCGCGTGGGACAGACCGGTCTGGCCCGGCGTCTCGTAGCTGGAGCCGACCTTGTACCAGATCTGGGAAACCACCACGGGAGCGCGGTGATCTTCACGGACAACGACCTTCAGGCCATTGTCGAGGGTAAATTCGTGGGTCGGTTGCGGGTCAGCAGCCAATGCAGTCAAAGGCAGACAAACTGTGCTGAGCAGCAGGCCTGCGGCGCGGCGGGCTAGAGCATTCATTCGTAGTTCGAACCTGTAGGACGGCCCGCGTGAACTTAGCGTCGGCGGGCGCGGGGGTGTTAGGATACTGATCCGTTTGCTTCAGAGACAGCCTTCACTGGCCGATTGCGAGTGAAACCTGTCTGAAACGCAGGTAAAGGTAGCTGCACAAGCGACCGTTGAGTGAACAAGAAGTCCTAAACGCAGTCTGTTTTGCATGTCAGAATTTTTCCGGGTCGCCCTCTGGCGTCCCGCAACCTTGAGATAGCCGTCCTCCATGTTTGGTTCCAACGACGACAAGAAGACCCCAGCTGCGGCTGGAGAGAAGAAAGGCCTGTTCGGATGGCTGCGCAAGAAGCCGCAGGAAGCCGAGCCAACGCCACCCGAATCGACCCCGACGCAGCCTGACCCGATTGTCGAAACGACGCCGCAGGTTGAATCTCCTGTTGCCTCGCAGTCAGTGCCGGAGGCCATGGCCGAATCTGCCGCTCCTGCGCCGCAAACTCAGGTCGAGCCGGGTGCGCCGTCGCCGCAGCCATGGCTGACCTTGCCGGTAGCGGAAGAGCCGGTAGCGCTGAGTGATGACCGTGCGCCGCATGTCACACCGGTAATCCCGGAGCAGAGCCATTTTTACAAAAGCCCTGAGCCGCAAGTAGCTGAACCGGTCGAGGCCGAGCCAGTCATTGCCGAGCCTGTAGCCGACATTACGCCGATCAGCGTTGCCACACCGGAAGCCGCTCAGCCAGAACTCGCCCAGCCAGCAGCATTGGCAGCTTTGGTCGTGCCGCCTGTTCAGGAAACCACTCCTGTTCCCGCGCCCGTTCCTGCTCCGGTACAAGAGCCTGAAAGCGCCAAGGTCGGCTTCTTTGCCCGCCTCAAGCAAGGGCTGTCGAAAACCAGCGCCAGTATTGGCGAAGGCATGGCCAGTCTGTTTCTGGGCAAGAAAGCTATCGATGATGACCTGCTGGAAGAAAT contains:
- a CDS encoding M16 family metallopeptidase; amino-acid sequence: MIKRNASRHALLGLILAGSLGAFVAQPVLADNAAVTEPTQAAQTTPALGSNLQTLKELDGKAPARRALNIQTWKTAEGAKVLFVESRELPMFDMRLIFAAGSSQDQKSPGIALLTNAMLNEGVKGKDVSAIAQGFEGLGADFGNGSYRDMAVASLRSLSAVDKRDPALKLFGEVVGKPTFPADSLTRIKNQLIDSLESQKQSPAAIGTNELFKRLYGDHPYAHPSEGDVKSINAITLAQLKAFHAKGYAAGNAVIALVGDLSRDEAQAIAAQVSASLPKGPALAKVPVPVEPKAGPTHIEFASNQTHLMLAQLGIDRNDPDYAALTVGNSVLGGGGFGSRLMTEVREKRGLTYGVSSGFTAMQVAGPFMIGLQTRAEMSENTLKLVQDIVRDFLANGPTQKELDDVKRELTGSFPLTAASNSAIVGQLGAIGFYDLPLTYLEDYMAAAQSVTVEQVKAAMSKHLSADKMVIVTVGPTVEQKPLPAPTDTPTRQPVGVPEH
- a CDS encoding AAA family ATPase, which translates into the protein MLKTLSVKNLTVFRELNLICSPGLNVIVGENGMGKTHLLKIAYALIATSAEAAKKASLAEPTKTYLQKAYAEKLTGVFRPESVGRLARRKQGRDRCEVSLAFDDIALDTAVSFATSAKTDVQIEKLPEKWDKQSPLYLPTRELLTIYPGFVSVYEGHYLEFEETWRDTCLHLGSPTLKGPREKWAAQILQPIEQALGGKVVLDNSGRFYLNMPGKGSMEMPLVAEGLRKLAMLARLIATGSVLDKGYLFWDEPEANLNPRLIRLVANVIHELASQGVQIFIATHSFFLLKELDLLSRQKPFPLQYWGLKREEGVEGVSVEQVDALDGLSKLVMLDEELAQYDRELHIANG
- a CDS encoding M16 family metallopeptidase codes for the protein MNALARRAAGLLLSTVCLPLTALAADPQPTHEFTLDNGLKVVVREDHRAPVVVSQIWYKVGSSYETPGQTGLSHALEHMMFKGSSKTGPGESSLILRDLGAEENAFTSDDYTAYYQVLARDRLSVALELEADRMATLKLPPDEFSREIEVIKEERRLRTDDKPMGKAFERFKAMAYPASGYHTPTIGWMADLERMKVEELRHWYESWYTPNNATLVVVGDVQPDEVKALAERFFGPIPRRDVPPSKKPLELAEPGERKITLHVKTQLPSLIYGFNVPSVATAEDPRSANALRLIAALLDGGYSARIPARLERGEELVSGASSRYDAFARGDSLFMISATPNTQKKKTLADVEAGIWRLLNDLKTKAPSAEELERVRAQVIAGVVYERDSITSQATMIGELETVGLSWKLMDNELEALQSVTPQDIQKAANTYFTRERLSVAHVLPEEKAK
- the rsmD gene encoding 16S rRNA (guanine(966)-N(2))-methyltransferase RsmD, producing the protein MANPRPKGHNGLGQLRIIGGEWGSRRLTFPDAPGLRPTPDRVRETLFNWLAPYIAGARVLDVFTGSGALFFEALSRGASMGLALDSNAAAIASLRQNLNALNCTSGQVSQTDALRHLETSVATPFDLVFLDPPFHQGLLASACNLLETRGWLADNAWVYTESETPPSTLGLPGSWRLHREKKAGQVYYALWQRG